A genomic stretch from Erigeron canadensis isolate Cc75 chromosome 9, C_canadensis_v1, whole genome shotgun sequence includes:
- the LOC122582775 gene encoding protein SRG1-like isoform X3: protein MDNKDAVVNLGRSLIVPSVQELAKQPITKIPPRYVRQLDHHEDELTTTTSSVPVIDLHNLFADTSSDMYSNELNKLHVASKEWGFFQVINHEISESLLDDFKRKVLNFFNLPMNEKQKLWQDEDNLEGFGQLFVVSENQKLDWSDMFGITTLPHDLRKHQLFQKLPLNFRETLETYSTEMKKLALSILGQMAKALGMDTQEMTELFQDGYQAMRMNYYPPCPEPKMALGFSPHSDADALTILYQLNETEGLQILKDGKWLAIKPLPNAFVINVGDIMEEHRASSNCKLKQREIICGNILQFQNGYRIRPCTEPC from the exons ATGGATAACAAGGATGCAGTTGTTAACTTAGGGAGATCACTAATAGTCCCGAGTGTTCAAGAACTTGCTAAGCAACCGATTACAAAAATCCCACCTCGGTATGTGCGCCAACTTGATCATCATGAAGATGAGTTGACCACTACCACATCATCTGTGCCGGTCATTGACCTTCACAACTTGTTTGCAGACACTTCTAGTGACATGTATTCTAATGAGCTGAATAAGCTCCATGTAGCTTCTAAAGAATGGGGCTTTTTCCAG GTTATCAACCACGAAATAAGTGAGTCCTTGTTAGATGATTTCAAGAGGAAAGTCTTGAACTTCTTCAATCTTCCGATGAATGAGAAACAGAAGCTTTGGCAAGATGAAGACAACCTTGAAGGTTTCGGGCAGCTGTTTGTTGTATCAGAGAATCAAAAGCTTGACTGGTCCGACATGTTTGGCATAACTACTCTTCCACATGATCTCAGGAAACATCAACTATTTCAGAAGTTGCCTCTCAACTTTAG GGAGACGTTGGAAACTTACTCTACGGAAATGAAAAAACTAGCACTGTCAATCTTGGGTCAAATGGCTAAAGCTCTAGGGATGGACACACAAGAAATGACTGAGCTGTTTCAGGATGGCTACCAAGCAATGAGAATGAATTATTATCCACCATGTCCAGAGCCAAAAATGGCTTTGGGATTCTCCCCGCATTCTGATGCAGATGCTTTAACAATCCTCTATCAACTAAATGAAACCGAGGGCCTCCAGATTCTAAAAGATGGAAAATGGTTAGCCATTAAGCCTCTACCAAATGCTTTTGTAATTAACGTTGGAGACATCATGGAG GAGCATCGAGCATCAAGCAACTGTAAACTCAAACAAAGAGAGATTATCTGTGGCAACATTCTACAGTTCCAGAATGGGTACAGAATTAGGCCCTGCACAGAGCCTTGTTAG
- the LOC122582775 gene encoding protein SRG1-like isoform X1, which yields MDNKDAVVNLGRSLIVPSVQELAKQPITKIPPRYVRQLDHHEDELTTTTSSVPVIDLHNLFADTSSDMYSNELNKLHVASKEWGFFQVINHEISESLLDDFKRKVLNFFNLPMNEKQKLWQDEDNLEGFGQLFVVSENQKLDWSDMFGITTLPHDLRKHQLFQKLPLNFRETLETYSTEMKKLALSILGQMAKALGMDTQEMTELFQDGYQAMRMNYYPPCPEPKMALGFSPHSDADALTILYQLNETEGLQILKDGKWLAIKPLPNAFVINVGDIMEIVSNGVYRSIEHQATVNSNKERLSVATFYSSRMGTELGPAQSLVRQHKVVNFRRVPLEEYFKEFFARKLDGKSHLDFMKLRS from the exons ATGGATAACAAGGATGCAGTTGTTAACTTAGGGAGATCACTAATAGTCCCGAGTGTTCAAGAACTTGCTAAGCAACCGATTACAAAAATCCCACCTCGGTATGTGCGCCAACTTGATCATCATGAAGATGAGTTGACCACTACCACATCATCTGTGCCGGTCATTGACCTTCACAACTTGTTTGCAGACACTTCTAGTGACATGTATTCTAATGAGCTGAATAAGCTCCATGTAGCTTCTAAAGAATGGGGCTTTTTCCAG GTTATCAACCACGAAATAAGTGAGTCCTTGTTAGATGATTTCAAGAGGAAAGTCTTGAACTTCTTCAATCTTCCGATGAATGAGAAACAGAAGCTTTGGCAAGATGAAGACAACCTTGAAGGTTTCGGGCAGCTGTTTGTTGTATCAGAGAATCAAAAGCTTGACTGGTCCGACATGTTTGGCATAACTACTCTTCCACATGATCTCAGGAAACATCAACTATTTCAGAAGTTGCCTCTCAACTTTAG GGAGACGTTGGAAACTTACTCTACGGAAATGAAAAAACTAGCACTGTCAATCTTGGGTCAAATGGCTAAAGCTCTAGGGATGGACACACAAGAAATGACTGAGCTGTTTCAGGATGGCTACCAAGCAATGAGAATGAATTATTATCCACCATGTCCAGAGCCAAAAATGGCTTTGGGATTCTCCCCGCATTCTGATGCAGATGCTTTAACAATCCTCTATCAACTAAATGAAACCGAGGGCCTCCAGATTCTAAAAGATGGAAAATGGTTAGCCATTAAGCCTCTACCAAATGCTTTTGTAATTAACGTTGGAGACATCATGGAG ATTGTAAGCAATGGTGTGTACAGGAGCATCGAGCATCAAGCAACTGTAAACTCAAACAAAGAGAGATTATCTGTGGCAACATTCTACAGTTCCAGAATGGGTACAGAATTAGGCCCTGCACAGAGCCTTGTTAGACAACATAAGGTAGTGAACTTCCGGCGAGTACCCCTTGAGGAATACTTCAAAGAATTTTTTGCTCGGAAGCTTGATGGTAAGTCGCATTTGGATTTTATGAAACTTAGGAGTTAG
- the LOC122582775 gene encoding protein SRG1-like isoform X2, translating to MDNKDAVVNLGRSLIVPSVQELAKQPITKIPPRYVRQLDHHEDELTTTTSSVPVIDLHNLFADTSSDMYSNELNKLHVASKEWGFFQVINHEISESLLDDFKRKVLNFFNLPMNEKQKLWQDEDNLEGFGQLFVVSENQKLDWSDMFGITTLPHDLRKHQLFQKLPLNFRETLETYSTEMKKLALSILGQMAKALGMDTQEMTELFQDGYQAMRMNYYPPCPEPKMALGFSPHSDADALTILYQLNETEGLQILKDGKWSIEHQATVNSNKERLSVATFYSSRMGTELGPAQSLVRQHKVVNFRRVPLEEYFKEFFARKLDGKSHLDFMKLRS from the exons ATGGATAACAAGGATGCAGTTGTTAACTTAGGGAGATCACTAATAGTCCCGAGTGTTCAAGAACTTGCTAAGCAACCGATTACAAAAATCCCACCTCGGTATGTGCGCCAACTTGATCATCATGAAGATGAGTTGACCACTACCACATCATCTGTGCCGGTCATTGACCTTCACAACTTGTTTGCAGACACTTCTAGTGACATGTATTCTAATGAGCTGAATAAGCTCCATGTAGCTTCTAAAGAATGGGGCTTTTTCCAG GTTATCAACCACGAAATAAGTGAGTCCTTGTTAGATGATTTCAAGAGGAAAGTCTTGAACTTCTTCAATCTTCCGATGAATGAGAAACAGAAGCTTTGGCAAGATGAAGACAACCTTGAAGGTTTCGGGCAGCTGTTTGTTGTATCAGAGAATCAAAAGCTTGACTGGTCCGACATGTTTGGCATAACTACTCTTCCACATGATCTCAGGAAACATCAACTATTTCAGAAGTTGCCTCTCAACTTTAG GGAGACGTTGGAAACTTACTCTACGGAAATGAAAAAACTAGCACTGTCAATCTTGGGTCAAATGGCTAAAGCTCTAGGGATGGACACACAAGAAATGACTGAGCTGTTTCAGGATGGCTACCAAGCAATGAGAATGAATTATTATCCACCATGTCCAGAGCCAAAAATGGCTTTGGGATTCTCCCCGCATTCTGATGCAGATGCTTTAACAATCCTCTATCAACTAAATGAAACCGAGGGCCTCCAGATTCTAAAAGATGGAAAATG GAGCATCGAGCATCAAGCAACTGTAAACTCAAACAAAGAGAGATTATCTGTGGCAACATTCTACAGTTCCAGAATGGGTACAGAATTAGGCCCTGCACAGAGCCTTGTTAGACAACATAAGGTAGTGAACTTCCGGCGAGTACCCCTTGAGGAATACTTCAAAGAATTTTTTGCTCGGAAGCTTGATGGTAAGTCGCATTTGGATTTTATGAAACTTAGGAGTTAG